GTCGATACAGGGGTTATGCACATCGCTACTGCAGTGGGGACTCCTGTGATCGCTTTAGTCGGCCCGGAAGATCCGAACCGTTTCGGTCCCTACGGCCGAGAGAATGCCGTCCTGTACCACAACTATTCCTGCTCTCCTTGCGACCAAGTGAATTGTGTGAGGGGGAGACCGGAATGTATGGAGACGATCACCACCGATGAAGTGATCGGGGCACTCCGGCGAGTTCTCGTTGGGGCTGGTTTCGACTACGGAGGCTCCTAATCCGTCTCGATCGTTTCGTGTCCGCCGTTGTCCGGGGCCCGAAGCTTTGGTATATTCCTAGAGTCATTCGACTTGGCTTGATCGAAGAAAGGAGCCGAACAAGGGCATCGGTGGATCCGTGAAAATTCTCTTCCTCACCTCTCGACTCCCCTATCCTCCCCACCGGGGAGATCGGATCCGGACTTTCCATTTTCTGCGACGATTGGCCAGGGATCACGAAGTTCACCTTATCTCGTTCATCGAAACCCGAGAAGAAGAGCGGTATTTCCCGATTCTCGAACAGTTTTCTCGTGTCGACACGGTCCTACTGCCGAAGGAAAATTCTTTCAGGAACATGATTCGAGGGATCCCATCTTCCCTGCCCCTCCAATTACACTACTACAGATCGGTCGAAATGGAGGCGTTGGTGCGTCAGCGATCTGAGGCCACACGTTTCGACCTTGTGTACACCCATCTGTTTCGAATGGCCCCTTTCGCAGTGCTCGTGGATGGGGCGATTCGCGTGCTGGATTTAACGGACTGTGTTTCCCGCGAGCTTGGCGGGTCCATTTCGTATCGACCCCTATGGATGCGTCTCCCCCTTCGGATGGAGACGGCTCGGATTCGCCTCTACGAAAAGGAAGTAACCGCGGATTTCGACGAAGTATGGACGATCTCTGAATCGGATCGTGATGAGATCGCAGCTGGGGCTCCGGGCGCCCGCATTCACGTAGTGCCCAACGGGGTCTCTCAGGAGCTCTTCGACGTGCGCACGGACCGGAAGTCCCCCATTCTGGGATTTCTGGGTAACTACCAGGTACCGCATAACATCGACGCTGCCCGGATTCTCGCGCTTCGAGTGATGCCCATCGTCCGCAGCCGATTTGCGGATGCCCAGCTGCACTTGATCGGACACGGTCACTCTCGGGCGGTCGACCGGCTGGACGGGTTTAACGGCACAGTCGTGGTCGGGCCGATCGACAATTGGGCCGACGCCCTCTCCCCGCTAAGCGTATTCGTTGCTCCCCTGAGGTACGCGGCAGGTGTACAGAATAAGATAGTCGAAGCCATGGCGGCGGGTCTCCCGGTGGTCACGTCCTCCCCAGGAAACTGTGGTCTTCAAGCTAGGTCCGGTTCGGAGATCCTAGTTTACGATAGTCTTGAGGAATTCGCGGTCGCCACCGGCGATTTGCTCCGAGATCCCAACCGGGCAGCCGCCATCGGGGAACGCGGCCGGGCCTTTGTTCGGTCGAGGTTTTCCTGGGACCGGGTCGCGGAGAGGGTCGGGGAATTGCTCGCGTCTCGGTCCGTCCTTGGTGGACCCGGGTTACCGGAAGGGACGGGGGGCTAGAGTTGTGGAAATGAATCGCAGGGGAAACAGATACGCGGATGCTCTCCCCGCCTCTCGGGAAGCACTCTTGGGTTGGTGGTTGGGAGGGGGGCTCGGCCTCCTCCAGGGATTGGCTCTCCTCCCCTCGGATCAATGGCGGGTCCACATCTGGATACTTCCGCAGACCTTCCTGCTTTACGCCTTCCCCACGTCCATTCTCGCCTTGGTTTGGGGCTCGATAATATGGCGGGCGTGCCGGATTCTTCGTCGGGGACCGTCTCGCGGCGGCGTAATGGCGTCTTTCGTCGTCATCCTGCTCTGCGTTCCCATTTTCGTCCATGTTCACGTGAATCGCCTGCCGGGTATAAGCCTTCTCGCTCCAGTCAGCGTCGCATGGTCCATAGTACTTTTTCTTGGAGGCGTATTGCTCTTCTTCGTCATTCGTCTCCTTTTTCGCATCCTCACGGGATTGTGGAAACTGGATGAGGGGCTTTCACTCCGGCGGGCATTCCTACACGGGGTTCTTCCTCTGACGCTACTGGTTCTCCTGGCCGCGTTGGCACCGATTGTTTCTTGGCCCGGCAATGCAGATCGATCGTCGGCGCTGAAGGAAGGTTGTCGGCTGCCCCACGTAGTGGTAATCGTCATGGACACGACACGAATGGACCGGCTCTCCTGCTACGGGTATCCCCGACCGACAACGCCCTTTCTTGAGTCCCTCTCCGCCCGCGGCGTGAAGTTCACGAGCGTGATTTCCCCGTCACCCTGGACCCTTCCCTCACACGCGTCGATTCTTACGTCCAGGTATCCCAAGACTCATGGAGCCCACATGGGGCATTGGCGATTGGGCGACGAGAATAGAACCCTCCCGGAAATCCTCCAGGAAGCCGGCTTTTTCACAGCGTGCTTCGTATCCAATCCCTTTTTGTCGCGCGTATTCAATCTGGACCAGGGTTTCGACGTGTATGATGACGAACTCGAGTCGTGGTTTTATCGTACACAGCTTTGGCGCATCGCGACACGCCTCGGCGCTGCGGATCGCTGGAAACCGCACTATGCCGAACGCCGTGCCGGTGCCACGGTATCCCGGCTTTCTGAGTACTTGGATTCGCAACGGGGAGAACCGTGTTTTCTCTTTCTGAATTTCAACGACCCTCACGCACCCTACTTGCCTCCCGAGCCCTATCGAAGCCGATTTTTGAGAAATCCCGATTATCGCGGCCTGATGAAGTCACCTTCAACACATGACGACATTATTCGCGTCTCCGACGCTGGTCTCGGTTCCGAGGATTTGGAATATTTAGGGGATCTTTACGATGGGGAGTTGGCCTACCTAGATGGTGTGCTCGCGGAACTGTTCGACGACTTGGAGCGGCGCTTCGAGGATCGGGGGATGATCTTGGTCGTGACCGGAGACCATGGGGAGAGTTTCGGGGAACACGATCTCCTCGGGCACCGGGGATCCTTACACTACCCGCTCTTGTCCGTTCCCTTGATTTTCTATGGCCCCGGAATAGTCCCAGAAGGTGTCGTGGTCTCCGACCGGGTTCAAACCACGGACATCGCTCCCACACTTCTCGAGTTGCTGTGCATTGATGTGCCGATGGAGATGGAAGGTGCGGGGCTTGGGGATCTCTGGCTCCCCCGACCAGCTCCGCCTCCGGGGGGAGACGAGAAAGACCGGGAAGGTTTCGCCGAACTCTACCCGGATGCCGATCTTACTAGACGCATCCCGGACTTCGATCGGCGCCTGACCGCTTTTTTTAGGGGGGCTTGGAAACTGATCGCCGGGGACGACGGGACAAGCCTGCTTTACAATGTTGTATCGGATCCCGACGAGACCCAGGACGAATCCGAGCACGAGCAGGAGACGGTCGCCGACATGGTTTTGCGGGTGGAGACCTGGGTTGGCGAGGGCCAAGAGAGGTCGGAGTCGACTCCACTGGACGCAGCTACTGCCGAACGGCTCCGCTCTCTCGGATATCTAGAGTAGGGAGCATTCTCAGACCTTTTCCTCGACGGCGCTACCACCTTTTGGGATAATCTGATTGTTCACTGCGTGAACCGTGATCGAGGGGCGTCGAGGGGTTTCCCTGCGTCACCTTCGCCGTAAAAAGGGAAAGGTTTTCATACATGAAGTCCCCCGCCGCCACCATCACGATCTTCGCATTCTTGCTCGCGGTTTGGTGTCTTCCCGCCTTCGCACAAGAAACCGAAGGCGTGGTTGTTTCTGGTCTTTCCGCTCTGGTAATCGAAGGCCCGGTCGATGAGTCAACTTATCTCGTTGGACC
This portion of the Candidatus Eisenbacteria bacterium genome encodes:
- a CDS encoding glycosyltransferase, which gives rise to MKILFLTSRLPYPPHRGDRIRTFHFLRRLARDHEVHLISFIETREEERYFPILEQFSRVDTVLLPKENSFRNMIRGIPSSLPLQLHYYRSVEMEALVRQRSEATRFDLVYTHLFRMAPFAVLVDGAIRVLDLTDCVSRELGGSISYRPLWMRLPLRMETARIRLYEKEVTADFDEVWTISESDRDEIAAGAPGARIHVVPNGVSQELFDVRTDRKSPILGFLGNYQVPHNIDAARILALRVMPIVRSRFADAQLHLIGHGHSRAVDRLDGFNGTVVVGPIDNWADALSPLSVFVAPLRYAAGVQNKIVEAMAAGLPVVTSSPGNCGLQARSGSEILVYDSLEEFAVATGDLLRDPNRAAAIGERGRAFVRSRFSWDRVAERVGELLASRSVLGGPGLPEGTGG
- a CDS encoding sulfatase — encoded protein: MGWWLGGGLGLLQGLALLPSDQWRVHIWILPQTFLLYAFPTSILALVWGSIIWRACRILRRGPSRGGVMASFVVILLCVPIFVHVHVNRLPGISLLAPVSVAWSIVLFLGGVLLFFVIRLLFRILTGLWKLDEGLSLRRAFLHGVLPLTLLVLLAALAPIVSWPGNADRSSALKEGCRLPHVVVIVMDTTRMDRLSCYGYPRPTTPFLESLSARGVKFTSVISPSPWTLPSHASILTSRYPKTHGAHMGHWRLGDENRTLPEILQEAGFFTACFVSNPFLSRVFNLDQGFDVYDDELESWFYRTQLWRIATRLGAADRWKPHYAERRAGATVSRLSEYLDSQRGEPCFLFLNFNDPHAPYLPPEPYRSRFLRNPDYRGLMKSPSTHDDIIRVSDAGLGSEDLEYLGDLYDGELAYLDGVLAELFDDLERRFEDRGMILVVTGDHGESFGEHDLLGHRGSLHYPLLSVPLIFYGPGIVPEGVVVSDRVQTTDIAPTLLELLCIDVPMEMEGAGLGDLWLPRPAPPPGGDEKDREGFAELYPDADLTRRIPDFDRRLTAFFRGAWKLIAGDDGTSLLYNVVSDPDETQDESEHEQETVADMVLRVETWVGEGQERSESTPLDAATAERLRSLGYLE